In one window of Chryseobacterium sp. JV274 DNA:
- a CDS encoding zinc metalloprotease, whose amino-acid sequence MKKLLFGALMLSVMSACNNDNITNQNENTTDEAVTTAGFAQRGCASEEIRQEALKKSPELQQRFAALETNTEKFANDIKFGKVLADGTVEIPVVMNVIYKTTAENVSDARIAEQIAVLNADYSGTNSDASKIPTEFQTVSSGDTKVKFRLVNTVRKSTSKTSWATNDDMKKASKGGIDATNPTNYLNLWVVGKMTSQGRTILGYATFPESAGLWNDGVVIAAPYFGKTGASSPFNLGRTATHEVGHYLNLRHIWGDANCGNDLVSDTPTQTTANYGKPSYPLYNTCSGVQRSVMFMNYMDYVDDAAMFMFSSGQKTRMQSVVASSGARSGLRVY is encoded by the coding sequence ATGAAAAAACTATTATTTGGAGCTCTTATGCTCAGTGTAATGTCTGCATGTAACAATGACAACATCACCAATCAAAATGAAAACACAACTGACGAAGCAGTAACTACAGCAGGCTTTGCTCAAAGAGGCTGTGCTTCTGAGGAAATCAGACAGGAAGCCTTGAAAAAAAGTCCTGAACTTCAGCAAAGATTTGCAGCATTAGAAACCAATACAGAAAAATTCGCCAATGATATAAAGTTTGGAAAAGTTCTAGCTGATGGTACTGTAGAAATTCCAGTTGTAATGAATGTCATCTACAAAACTACAGCTGAAAACGTTTCTGACGCAAGAATTGCTGAGCAAATTGCGGTATTAAATGCTGATTATTCCGGCACCAACAGTGATGCCAGCAAAATTCCAACCGAATTCCAAACTGTAAGTTCTGGTGACACGAAAGTAAAATTCAGACTGGTGAATACTGTTAGAAAATCTACTTCAAAAACCAGCTGGGCTACCAATGATGATATGAAAAAAGCCTCTAAAGGAGGAATTGACGCAACTAATCCTACTAATTATTTAAATTTATGGGTGGTAGGCAAAATGACCAGTCAGGGACGTACAATTCTCGGATATGCAACTTTCCCTGAATCTGCAGGTCTCTGGAATGACGGTGTTGTAATTGCTGCTCCATATTTTGGAAAAACCGGTGCATCTTCGCCTTTCAATCTGGGAAGAACAGCAACCCATGAAGTAGGACATTATTTAAACTTAAGACACATCTGGGGAGATGCTAATTGCGGAAATGACCTGGTAAGTGATACTCCTACACAAACTACAGCAAATTACGGAAAGCCTTCTTATCCTCTATACAATACTTGCAGCGGTGTACAAAGATCTGTAATGTTTATGAACTATATGGATTATGTAGATGACGCAGCTATGTTCATGTTCTCATCAGGGCAAAAAACAAGAATGCAGTCTGTAGTGGCCTCTTCAGGAGCAAGATCCGGGTTGAGAGTATATTAA
- a CDS encoding response regulator transcription factor, translating to MKKSIVIVDDHILIAKALEGIIGNFNEFEVIYVCENGKDLIQKLEEGNSIPDIILLDISMPIMDGFETAAWLTKNHPGIKIMALSMQGDDNSVIKMIKSGAKGYLLKNTHPRDLETALTRLNSDGFFYPDWASKIIFSNLNKESETEIAVRISDREKEFLKYTVTELSYKEIADRMCCSPRTVESYRDQLCEKLDLKTRVGLAVFAIKNGFAN from the coding sequence ATGAAGAAATCTATTGTAATTGTTGACGATCATATACTTATAGCTAAGGCTCTGGAAGGGATTATTGGAAATTTCAATGAATTTGAAGTAATCTATGTATGCGAAAACGGAAAAGACCTCATCCAAAAACTTGAAGAAGGCAATTCAATTCCTGATATTATTCTTTTAGACATCAGTATGCCGATTATGGATGGTTTTGAAACCGCTGCCTGGCTTACAAAAAATCACCCCGGTATTAAAATCATGGCGCTTAGTATGCAGGGAGATGACAACAGCGTGATTAAAATGATCAAAAGCGGTGCAAAAGGCTATCTACTAAAAAACACACACCCAAGAGATCTGGAAACAGCTCTTACCCGATTGAACAGTGATGGCTTCTTTTATCCGGACTGGGCATCAAAAATTATTTTCTCTAATCTTAATAAAGAATCAGAAACTGAAATTGCCGTAAGAATTTCTGACAGAGAAAAAGAATTTCTAAAGTACACCGTAACAGAACTCAGCTATAAGGAAATTGCAGACAGAATGTGCTGCAGCCCAAGAACAGTAGAAAGCTACCGCGATCAGCTTTGTGAAAAGCTGGATTTGAAAACCCGTGTTGGGCTCGCTGTTTTCGCTATTAAAAATGGCTTTGCAAACTAA